A window of the Thermoleophilia bacterium SCSIO 60948 genome harbors these coding sequences:
- the recR gene encoding recombination protein RecR, producing the protein MNPAPINRLVTELSKLPGIGQRTAQRLAFHVLRSSEDDAIALADAIREVKQRIGLCEVCFNLAEGPRCRICEDERRDTGLICVVEEPQDVIPIERTHEYSGLYHVLGGALSPIDGIDPEDLKISELVDRVAADPPREIVLATNPTTTGEATAHHIADLLRDRVEITRLASGLPVGADLEYADEVTLGRALAGRRAVG; encoded by the coding sequence GTGAACCCGGCGCCCATCAACCGGCTCGTCACAGAGCTTTCGAAGCTGCCCGGGATCGGACAGCGCACCGCGCAGCGGCTCGCCTTCCACGTGCTCCGCTCGAGCGAGGACGATGCGATCGCGCTCGCCGACGCGATCCGCGAGGTCAAGCAGCGGATCGGTCTGTGCGAGGTGTGCTTCAATCTCGCCGAGGGGCCGCGCTGCCGGATCTGTGAGGACGAGCGTCGTGACACGGGCCTGATCTGCGTCGTCGAGGAGCCGCAGGACGTGATCCCGATCGAGCGCACCCACGAGTACTCGGGGCTCTACCACGTGCTCGGCGGCGCGCTCTCGCCGATCGACGGGATCGACCCGGAGGACCTGAAGATCTCCGAGCTCGTCGACCGCGTCGCCGCCGACCCGCCGCGAGAGATCGTTCTGGCCACCAACCCGACGACGACCGGTGAGGCGACTGCTCATCACATCGCCGACCTACTTCGCGACCGCGTCGAGATCACCCGCCTGGCCAGCGGCCTGCCGGTCGGAGCCGATCTCGAATATGCCGACGAGGTGACGCTCGGCCGTGCGCTGGCCGGGCGTCGCGCGGTCGGCTAG
- a CDS encoding YbaB/EbfC family nucleoid-associated protein: MARRGPGGPGGFDMNAMLKQVQQMQTQMTEAQEGLKDEEVEAAAGGGIVKAKVSGDLRLLDITIDPEAVDPEDVEMLQDLVLTAVNEALKQAQEMAAEKMGGITGGAGGAGGGLGGLGLPGL, from the coding sequence ATGGCTCGCAGAGGACCCGGAGGCCCTGGCGGCTTCGACATGAACGCGATGCTCAAGCAGGTCCAGCAGATGCAGACGCAGATGACCGAGGCCCAGGAGGGGCTGAAGGACGAGGAGGTCGAGGCGGCGGCCGGAGGCGGCATCGTCAAGGCCAAGGTCTCCGGCGACCTGCGCCTTCTGGACATCACGATCGATCCCGAGGCGGTCGATCCCGAGGACGTCGAGATGCTCCAGGACCTCGTCCTGACCGCGGTCAACGAGGCGCTCAAGCAGGCGCAGGAGATGGCGGCGGAGAAGATGGGCGGGATCACGGGCGGCGCCGGCGGAGCCGGTGGCGGCCTCGGCGGACTCGGGCTGCCCGGCCTCTAG
- the dnaX gene encoding DNA polymerase III subunit gamma/tau — MAEQSLYRRHRPQSFAQVVGQEHVVRTLSNAVTRDRVHHAYLFVGSRGTGKTSLAKILARSLNCVNGPTLEPCGVCDSCRTIAAGTSLDVVEMDAASNRSVDDIRELRERVGYAPTAGRWKVYILDEAHMLTREAWNAFLKTLEEPPPNTTFVLATTEAHKVMPTIVDRCQRFDFQRPSLEQLAEVVGRVSAQEEIEIEPEAVAAIARSASGSFRDALGTLDQLVAYGGKTVSSEDVLAVLGIADGELILDVADAIAAGDGRGALEATERLSASGRDVSQFGRDLLAHLRQLLVIRTIGSASDSFSVAGTDPERLARQAGEFSDLGLARSIDAIAAALAAVREGDEPRMTIEMAVLRAARPQLDPSREALADRLERLEAQLGGGGPQAPVSAPSPTAGVEREPTRESGPTAPAPPAEPPVAASEPAAPTEPEPEPELDPGPEAQPEVRAVEAVPAVPEQAPEPEADQHPAVDRGPETRAAEDSTAVPEGPSESESVPAPPNEAAAAADADTAPVAELTLESVREAWAPILERVREDAGAVLWHALAKARPVALDADARRMDIGFLAGEAFSRRRAESEPSRSQLAAAIEAECGVRLKLGFVTADAEHIEPPAAATLSSDELIERIKSEFDAEELYHAPEPDSEQSQARGARGE; from the coding sequence GTGGCCGAGCAGTCCCTCTACCGCCGACATCGCCCGCAGTCGTTCGCGCAGGTGGTCGGGCAGGAGCACGTCGTCCGCACGCTCTCCAACGCCGTAACGCGCGACCGCGTCCACCACGCCTACCTCTTCGTCGGCTCGCGAGGAACCGGCAAGACCTCGCTCGCCAAGATCCTCGCCCGCTCGCTCAACTGCGTGAACGGGCCGACGCTCGAGCCCTGCGGAGTCTGCGACTCGTGCCGCACGATCGCCGCCGGCACCTCGCTCGACGTCGTCGAGATGGACGCCGCGTCGAACCGCTCCGTCGATGACATCCGCGAGCTCCGCGAGCGCGTCGGCTACGCGCCGACCGCGGGCCGCTGGAAGGTCTACATCCTCGACGAAGCCCACATGCTGACCCGCGAGGCCTGGAACGCGTTCCTCAAGACACTCGAGGAGCCGCCGCCGAACACGACCTTCGTGCTCGCGACGACCGAGGCCCACAAGGTGATGCCGACGATCGTCGACCGCTGCCAGCGCTTCGACTTCCAGCGCCCCTCGCTCGAGCAGCTCGCCGAGGTCGTCGGCCGCGTCTCGGCGCAGGAGGAGATCGAGATCGAGCCCGAGGCCGTCGCCGCGATCGCCCGCTCGGCGTCGGGGAGCTTCCGCGACGCGCTCGGCACGCTCGACCAGCTCGTCGCCTACGGCGGCAAGACGGTCTCCTCCGAGGACGTCCTCGCGGTCCTCGGGATCGCCGACGGGGAGCTGATCCTCGACGTCGCCGACGCGATCGCCGCGGGCGACGGGAGGGGCGCACTCGAAGCGACCGAGCGGCTCTCGGCCTCAGGTCGCGACGTCTCGCAGTTCGGGCGCGACCTGCTCGCCCACCTGCGCCAGCTGCTCGTGATCCGCACGATCGGGAGCGCGAGCGACTCGTTCAGCGTCGCGGGCACGGACCCCGAGCGGCTCGCCCGTCAGGCCGGCGAGTTCAGCGACCTCGGCCTCGCGCGTTCGATCGACGCGATCGCCGCGGCGCTCGCCGCCGTCCGCGAGGGCGACGAGCCGCGGATGACGATCGAGATGGCCGTCCTGCGCGCCGCCCGGCCGCAGCTCGATCCCTCGCGCGAAGCGCTCGCGGACCGCCTCGAGCGGCTCGAGGCCCAGCTCGGTGGTGGCGGTCCGCAGGCGCCCGTGTCGGCACCTTCCCCGACCGCAGGAGTTGAGCGCGAGCCGACGCGGGAGTCCGGGCCCACGGCGCCCGCGCCACCGGCGGAGCCGCCGGTCGCGGCGAGTGAGCCCGCGGCGCCGACCGAGCCCGAGCCCGAGCCCGAGCTCGACCCAGGCCCCGAGGCACAGCCCGAGGTCCGCGCCGTCGAGGCTGTGCCCGCCGTGCCGGAGCAGGCGCCGGAGCCCGAGGCGGACCAGCACCCCGCGGTTGATCGCGGTCCCGAGACCCGCGCCGCCGAGGATTCGACCGCCGTGCCGGAGGGGCCATCCGAGTCCGAGTCCGTGCCCGCGCCGCCGAACGAGGCCGCGGCCGCGGCCGACGCGGATACCGCCCCGGTCGCCGAGCTGACCCTCGAGTCCGTGCGCGAGGCGTGGGCGCCGATCCTCGAGCGCGTGCGCGAGGACGCCGGCGCGGTGCTGTGGCACGCGCTCGCCAAGGCGCGTCCGGTGGCGCTCGACGCCGATGCGAGGCGGATGGACATCGGGTTTCTCGCCGGTGAGGCGTTCAGCCGTCGCCGCGCCGAGAGCGAGCCCAGCCGCAGCCAGCTCGCGGCCGCGATCGAGGCCGAGTGCGGAGTCCGTCTCAAGCTCGGGTTCGTAACCGCGGACGCCGAGCACATCGAACCGCCGGCGGCCGCGACGCTGTCGAGCGACGAGCTGATCGAACGAATCAAGTCCGAGTTCGACGCCGAGGAGCTCTACCACGCTCCCGAGCCCGACTCGGAGCAAAGCCAAGCCCGCGGGGCAAGGGGAGAGTGA
- a CDS encoding pyridoxal-phosphate dependent enzyme — protein sequence MDRDPSSERLREVHRASLGVARETPILSASSLSRRCGGRIVLKAENLQRTGSFKLRGALSKLGSIGDAPGVVTASAGNHGQAVAYAAREVGLPCEVFMPHDASLSKLAAVHDFGAEIRREGRGVDDCIALATERAAESGMVFVHPFDDDDVIRGQAGVGVELIDQIPDLRKVVVSIGGGGLASGVCLALAAERPDVEVVGVQVSSYGAMAASLGEAVAPEAGGRTIADGIAVKRPGERTRAILERLLAGIVLVGEAEIAAAMVALAERSKLVVEGAGAAPLAALLTGVVEPSQEGTTALVLSGGNVDPGLLATIVARAETSAGRRLRITTVVSDRPGALAGLLGRIAETGANLITVDHVRDGIDLALGDTAVALTLETRGADHAESLLAELRSSYEVDVELMPPR from the coding sequence GTGGATCGCGACCCGTCGAGCGAGCGGCTGCGCGAGGTCCACCGCGCCTCGCTCGGGGTCGCGCGCGAGACCCCGATCCTCTCGGCGAGCAGCCTGTCGCGCCGCTGCGGCGGGCGGATCGTGCTCAAGGCCGAGAACCTGCAGCGGACCGGGTCGTTCAAGCTCCGGGGCGCGCTCTCCAAGCTCGGCTCGATCGGCGATGCGCCCGGGGTCGTGACCGCGAGCGCCGGCAACCACGGCCAGGCAGTCGCCTACGCCGCCCGCGAGGTCGGCCTTCCGTGCGAGGTCTTCATGCCGCACGACGCCTCGCTCTCCAAGCTCGCCGCGGTCCACGACTTCGGGGCCGAGATCCGACGCGAGGGACGCGGCGTCGACGACTGCATCGCGCTCGCGACGGAGCGCGCCGCCGAGAGCGGGATGGTCTTCGTCCACCCGTTCGACGACGACGACGTGATCAGAGGGCAGGCCGGAGTCGGGGTCGAGCTCATCGACCAGATCCCCGACCTGCGCAAGGTCGTCGTCTCGATCGGCGGCGGCGGGCTCGCCTCGGGAGTCTGCCTCGCGCTGGCCGCCGAGCGTCCCGATGTCGAGGTCGTCGGGGTGCAGGTCTCCTCCTACGGCGCGATGGCCGCCTCGCTCGGCGAGGCCGTGGCGCCCGAGGCCGGGGGGCGGACGATCGCCGACGGGATCGCCGTCAAGCGGCCGGGCGAGCGGACCCGCGCGATCCTCGAGCGTCTGCTCGCCGGCATCGTCCTCGTCGGCGAGGCCGAGATCGCGGCGGCGATGGTCGCCCTCGCCGAGCGCTCGAAGCTGGTCGTCGAGGGGGCGGGGGCGGCGCCGCTCGCGGCGCTCCTGACCGGTGTCGTCGAGCCCTCGCAGGAGGGGACGACGGCGCTGGTCCTGTCCGGCGGCAACGTCGACCCGGGACTGCTGGCGACGATCGTCGCGCGCGCGGAGACGAGCGCCGGGCGCCGGCTGCGGATCACGACCGTCGTCTCCGACCGCCCGGGTGCGCTCGCCGGCCTGCTGGGCCGGATCGCCGAGACCGGCGCGAATCTGATCACGGTCGACCACGTCCGCGACGGGATCGACCTCGCCCTCGGCGACACCGCCGTCGCGCTGACGCTCGAGACGCGCGGCGCCGACCACGCCGAGTCGCTGCTCGCGGAGCTGCGGTCGAGCTACGAGGTCGACGTGGAGCTGATGCCGCCGCGCTGA
- a CDS encoding RidA family protein, translating to MSDVGTRCVVETETAPGAIGPYSQAIQFGELLFCSGAIPLDAETGELVGDELAAQTTQCLRNLTAVCEAAGTGLERALRLTVYTTDLSEFATINEAYAEFFAADPPARAAVGVAQLPKGARVEIDAIVAIG from the coding sequence ATGAGCGACGTTGGGACCCGCTGCGTTGTCGAGACCGAGACCGCACCCGGCGCGATCGGCCCCTACAGCCAGGCGATCCAATTCGGCGAGCTGCTGTTCTGCTCCGGCGCGATCCCGCTCGACGCCGAGACGGGCGAGCTCGTCGGCGACGAGCTCGCCGCGCAGACGACGCAGTGCCTGCGAAACCTCACGGCCGTCTGCGAGGCGGCGGGCACCGGGCTCGAGCGAGCGCTGCGGCTGACGGTCTATACGACCGACCTGTCGGAGTTCGCGACGATCAACGAGGCCTATGCCGAGTTCTTCGCCGCCGATCCGCCGGCGCGCGCCGCGGTCGGGGTGGCGCAGCTGCCGAAGGGTGCGCGCGTCGAGATCGACGCGATCGTCGCGATCGGCTGA
- a CDS encoding ABC transporter permease, whose product MSTRSTEPAAASAGAADDALLREALVMSDRPPRPSTLTMVRTFAWRGILKIKHVPEQLIDVTITPILFLVMFTYLFGGAISGSTGEYLQFILPGILVQSILFTTVYSGVSLNTDMTKGVVDRFRSLPIWEPSPLVGAVGGDAMRYVLAGAITVVVGLIMGYEAAGGVLGVIAGIALIAVFSFGLSWVFATVGLVMRSPNATLNTGFMALFPLVFLSNILVPPQTLPSGLRVFVEDINPISYVATATRALMSGEFDALATGVSLGFAAVLVAIFVPLTSRLYRRA is encoded by the coding sequence ATGAGCACCCGGAGCACCGAGCCGGCAGCCGCGAGCGCCGGAGCGGCCGACGACGCGCTGCTGCGCGAGGCCCTCGTGATGAGCGACCGCCCGCCGCGGCCGAGCACGCTGACGATGGTCCGGACCTTCGCCTGGCGCGGGATCCTGAAGATCAAGCACGTGCCCGAGCAGCTGATCGACGTGACGATCACGCCGATCCTCTTCCTCGTGATGTTCACCTACCTGTTCGGCGGTGCGATCTCCGGCTCGACCGGCGAGTACCTGCAGTTCATCCTGCCGGGGATCCTCGTCCAGTCGATCCTCTTCACGACCGTCTACTCGGGTGTCTCGCTGAACACCGACATGACCAAGGGCGTTGTCGACCGCTTCCGCTCGCTGCCGATCTGGGAGCCGTCGCCGCTCGTCGGAGCGGTCGGAGGCGACGCGATGCGCTACGTGCTCGCCGGGGCGATCACCGTCGTGGTCGGGCTGATCATGGGCTACGAGGCCGCGGGCGGCGTGCTCGGGGTGATCGCCGGGATCGCGCTGATCGCGGTCTTCTCGTTCGGCCTCTCGTGGGTCTTCGCGACGGTCGGGCTCGTGATGAGAAGCCCGAACGCGACGCTCAACACCGGGTTCATGGCGCTGTTTCCGCTCGTCTTCCTGTCGAACATCCTCGTCCCGCCCCAGACGCTGCCGAGCGGGCTGCGGGTGTTCGTCGAGGACATCAACCCGATCTCCTACGTCGCGACCGCGACGAGGGCGCTGATGTCGGGCGAGTTCGACGCGCTCGCGACCGGCGTCAGCCTCGGCTTCGCCGCGGTGCTCGTCGCGATCTTCGTGCCGCTCACCTCACGGCTCTATCGCCGCGCCTGA
- a CDS encoding ATP-binding cassette domain-containing protein, with product MSGQTSTLAIEAEGLRKTFGETEAVAGVDLSVKAGSVYGVLGPNGAGKTTTIKMLATLLRPDGGSARVLGHDIVSEADAVRGAVSLTGQLASVDEDLTGRENLFMLGRLLGFSKSDAKSRGDQLLAAFGLSDAATRLVKNYSGGMRRRLDIAASIVVTPRLLFLDEPTTGLDPRSRNQVWEIVRVLASQGTTVLLCTQYLEEADQLADGIAVIDSGRVIAEGTPGQLKNSVGVGTLRVRLLDPEDRPAAERILAEQLDEVILEPDPTALSAQVPDSGHGAGVVSRLADAGIAIADFSHGQPSLDEVFLALTGRTAEAAQSEGESTDNDDEPVTAGEGER from the coding sequence ATGAGCGGACAGACGAGCACATTGGCGATCGAGGCCGAGGGCCTGCGAAAGACGTTCGGCGAGACCGAGGCGGTCGCCGGGGTCGACCTGTCGGTGAAGGCCGGGTCGGTCTACGGCGTCCTCGGCCCCAACGGCGCCGGCAAGACGACGACGATCAAGATGCTCGCGACGCTGCTCCGCCCCGACGGCGGCAGCGCGCGCGTCCTCGGGCACGACATCGTGAGCGAGGCGGACGCGGTCCGCGGCGCGGTCAGTTTGACCGGGCAGCTCGCCTCGGTCGACGAGGACCTGACGGGGCGCGAGAACCTGTTCATGCTCGGCCGCCTGCTCGGCTTCTCGAAGTCCGACGCGAAGTCGCGCGGCGATCAGCTGCTCGCCGCGTTCGGGCTAAGCGATGCGGCGACCCGGCTCGTCAAGAACTACTCCGGCGGCATGCGCCGGCGGCTCGATATCGCCGCCAGCATCGTCGTCACGCCCCGACTGCTGTTCCTCGACGAGCCGACGACCGGCCTCGACCCGCGGTCGCGAAATCAGGTCTGGGAGATCGTCCGCGTCCTCGCATCACAGGGCACGACCGTCCTGCTGTGCACTCAGTACCTCGAGGAGGCCGACCAGCTCGCCGACGGCATCGCGGTGATCGACAGCGGCCGCGTGATCGCCGAGGGCACGCCGGGTCAGCTCAAGAACTCGGTCGGCGTCGGCACGCTTCGTGTCCGGCTGCTCGACCCCGAGGACCGGCCGGCGGCCGAGCGGATCCTCGCCGAGCAGCTCGACGAGGTGATCCTCGAGCCGGACCCGACCGCGCTCAGCGCCCAGGTGCCCGACAGCGGCCACGGAGCCGGCGTCGTCTCGCGACTCGCCGACGCGGGGATCGCGATCGCCGACTTCTCGCACGGCCAGCCGAGCCTCGACGAGGTATTCCTCGCGCTGACGGGCCGTACCGCCGAGGCGGCCCAATCGGAGGGGGAGAGCACGGACAACGACGATGAGCCCGTCACGGCGGGGGAGGGGGAGCGATGA
- a CDS encoding methyltransferase domain-containing protein, whose amino-acid sequence MSGEELVTELVELPGGALEIEQPRESAELPDAGAVEWAPMAPYWSVLWRSGRALARELAVMGVPPRVIELGCGLGLPSLVAARTGASVLATDEEDEALELLGSNAARNGIELETRVADFTAPPQVLGLGRFDLALASDLLYERASVAALLHLLPRLAPVALVADPGRPAAAVFVERARERWQVETVERGVVEIHRIEFAPNGERLGSSD is encoded by the coding sequence GTGAGCGGCGAGGAACTGGTCACCGAGCTCGTCGAGCTCCCGGGCGGCGCGCTGGAGATCGAGCAGCCGCGCGAGTCGGCCGAGCTTCCGGATGCCGGCGCGGTCGAGTGGGCCCCGATGGCTCCCTACTGGTCGGTGCTGTGGCGGAGCGGGCGCGCGCTCGCGCGCGAGCTGGCGGTCATGGGGGTGCCTCCACGCGTGATCGAACTCGGTTGCGGCCTCGGACTGCCGAGCCTCGTCGCCGCGCGCACCGGCGCCTCGGTCCTCGCGACCGACGAGGAGGACGAGGCGCTCGAGCTGCTGGGCTCGAACGCCGCGCGCAACGGGATCGAGCTCGAGACGCGTGTCGCCGACTTCACCGCGCCGCCCCAGGTACTCGGCCTCGGCCGCTTCGACCTCGCGCTCGCCTCGGACCTGCTGTACGAGCGGGCGTCGGTGGCCGCGCTGCTCCACCTGCTGCCGCGCCTCGCGCCCGTAGCGCTCGTCGCCGACCCCGGTCGTCCCGCCGCCGCGGTGTTCGTCGAGCGCGCGCGGGAGCGCTGGCAGGTCGAGACGGTCGAGCGAGGCGTCGTCGAGATCCACCGGATCGAGTTCGCTCCGAACGGCGAGCGCCTCGGCTCGAGCGACTAG
- a CDS encoding FkbM family methyltransferase, with amino-acid sequence MGFGGVKPRRARNELGRGLLQIGGPGVGLPEALLALRGNPNRADDKREEAALRSLDLEGRTVYDVGAFRGITAMVFARMAGPGGHVFCFEPHPENFRVIERHLELNGVENVTPLNEGVGRERSVLALSGAGGTASFDDAIAASYDTDPEERIEVSVRSIDEHVADAMAPPDFVKIDVEGLEGEVLAGMHTTLRTIRPRVFVEMHGADEAAKRANAREVVGLLLDAGYAIEHVESGRALSRESAEDGRSGHLLCAPA; translated from the coding sequence ATGGGATTCGGGGGTGTCAAGCCGCGTCGCGCGCGCAATGAGCTCGGGCGCGGGCTCTTGCAGATCGGGGGGCCTGGGGTCGGGCTGCCCGAGGCACTGCTCGCCCTGCGCGGCAATCCGAATCGCGCTGACGACAAGCGCGAGGAGGCGGCGCTGCGCTCGCTCGACCTCGAGGGCCGCACCGTCTACGACGTCGGTGCGTTCCGCGGCATCACGGCGATGGTCTTCGCGCGGATGGCGGGCCCCGGCGGACACGTCTTCTGCTTCGAGCCTCACCCGGAGAACTTCCGCGTCATCGAACGACACCTCGAGCTCAACGGCGTCGAGAACGTGACGCCGCTGAACGAGGGGGTCGGCCGCGAGCGCTCCGTTCTCGCGTTGTCGGGCGCCGGCGGCACGGCGAGCTTCGATGACGCGATCGCAGCCAGCTACGACACGGACCCGGAGGAGCGGATCGAGGTCAGCGTGCGATCGATCGACGAGCACGTCGCGGACGCGATGGCGCCGCCGGATTTCGTCAAGATCGACGTCGAGGGCCTCGAGGGCGAGGTCCTCGCGGGGATGCACACCACGCTTCGGACGATCCGCCCACGCGTGTTCGTCGAGATGCACGGCGCCGACGAAGCCGCAAAGCGTGCCAACGCGCGCGAGGTCGTCGGGCTGCTGCTCGACGCCGGCTACGCCATCGAGCACGTCGAGTCCGGCCGGGCGCTGAGCCGCGAGAGCGCCGAGGACGGGCGCAGCGGACACCTGCTCTGCGCGCCGGCCTAG
- a CDS encoding zinc-dependent alcohol dehydrogenase family protein: MRAVRFTGVGGPLEPAEVARPVARPGELAVRVEACGVCRTDLHLLDGEVAIDAPPRTLGHQIVGRVDGTGRRVGIPWLGWTCGSCAYCRSGRENLCPIARFTGRDIDGGFAEWTVADERFCFAVPDSEPAEQVAPLLCAGLIGYRALRFCGDATRVGFFGFGAAAHVIAQVAAFEGRRIFAFTRDGDLQAQKLALELGAEWAGGSGEKAPEELDAAIIFAPVGGLVPVALAATAPGGRVVCAGIHMSEIPSFAYELLWHERSLLSVANLTRRDGEEFLELAPRVPVRTHVTTYELENAAGALDDLRHGRFAGAAVVVP; the protein is encoded by the coding sequence ATGCGCGCGGTGCGGTTCACCGGGGTCGGCGGGCCGCTCGAGCCGGCGGAGGTCGCGCGCCCGGTGGCCCGCCCGGGCGAGCTCGCGGTCCGCGTCGAGGCCTGCGGCGTGTGCCGGACCGACCTCCACCTGCTCGACGGCGAGGTCGCGATCGACGCGCCGCCGCGGACCCTCGGCCACCAGATCGTCGGACGCGTCGACGGGACGGGGCGCCGCGTCGGCATCCCGTGGCTCGGCTGGACCTGCGGGAGCTGCGCGTACTGCCGCTCGGGCCGCGAGAACCTGTGCCCGATCGCGCGCTTCACCGGCCGCGACATCGACGGCGGTTTCGCCGAGTGGACCGTCGCCGACGAGCGCTTCTGCTTCGCCGTCCCGGACTCCGAGCCCGCCGAGCAGGTCGCGCCGCTCCTCTGCGCCGGGCTCATCGGGTACCGGGCGCTGCGCTTCTGCGGCGATGCGACGCGCGTCGGCTTCTTCGGCTTCGGCGCCGCCGCCCACGTCATCGCCCAAGTCGCGGCGTTCGAGGGCCGTCGAATCTTCGCCTTCACCCGCGACGGCGACCTGCAGGCGCAGAAGCTCGCCCTCGAGCTCGGCGCGGAGTGGGCGGGAGGGTCCGGCGAGAAGGCGCCGGAGGAGCTCGACGCCGCGATCATCTTCGCGCCGGTCGGGGGCCTCGTTCCGGTTGCACTCGCGGCGACGGCTCCGGGCGGCAGGGTCGTCTGCGCCGGCATCCACATGAGCGAGATCCCGTCGTTCGCCTATGAGCTGCTCTGGCACGAGCGCTCGTTGCTGTCGGTGGCGAACCTCACCCGGCGAGACGGCGAGGAGTTCCTCGAGTTGGCGCCGCGGGTCCCCGTCCGCACGCACGTGACGACCTACGAGCTCGAGAACGCCGCCGGCGCGCTCGACGACCTGCGCCACGGCCGCTTCGCCGGCGCCGCCGTGGTCGTGCCCTGA
- a CDS encoding DUF4878 domain-containing protein — protein MDRKLRTAVLTALAAFSVILAACGGEDPGDPVDTVERIFAATVNGDGETACSVATEEAQQNLIESSGQKGASCEEAVDALAETYPEDFAISDPEVLESDDESATVRVTLSGGGSEQEDEVALVVEDGEWKVSGDAE, from the coding sequence ATGGATCGCAAGCTCCGCACGGCCGTCCTCACGGCGCTCGCCGCGTTCTCGGTCATCCTCGCCGCGTGCGGTGGTGAGGACCCGGGCGACCCCGTCGACACCGTGGAGCGGATCTTCGCCGCGACGGTCAACGGCGATGGCGAGACCGCGTGCTCGGTCGCGACGGAGGAGGCGCAGCAGAACCTGATCGAGAGCTCGGGCCAGAAGGGCGCGAGCTGCGAGGAGGCCGTCGACGCGCTCGCCGAGACCTATCCGGAGGACTTCGCGATCAGCGACCCCGAGGTGCTCGAGTCCGACGACGAGTCCGCGACGGTCCGGGTGACGCTCTCCGGTGGCGGCTCCGAGCAGGAGGACGAGGTCGCGCTCGTCGTCGAGGACGGCGAGTGGAAGGTCTCGGGCGACGCCGAGTGA
- a CDS encoding DUF4878 domain-containing protein, with the protein MRIKFTLAAILVAMLAAFAGACGGGDGDPATTVEDFFGAVTDGDGSAACELITEDGLEVIGQGTPSGDCEDTIEQAAPFLEQAQLELTDVETTEEDGDNATVEATVSALGEESTSEVTLVNEDGWKIEGSEEQ; encoded by the coding sequence ATGCGCATCAAGTTCACTCTCGCGGCGATCCTCGTGGCGATGCTGGCGGCCTTCGCCGGCGCCTGCGGCGGCGGCGACGGCGATCCGGCGACGACCGTCGAGGACTTCTTCGGCGCCGTGACCGACGGCGACGGATCGGCCGCCTGCGAGCTGATCACCGAAGACGGCCTCGAGGTGATCGGCCAGGGCACCCCGTCGGGCGACTGCGAGGACACGATCGAGCAGGCCGCTCCGTTCCTCGAGCAGGCCCAGCTCGAGCTGACCGACGTCGAGACGACCGAGGAGGACGGTGACAACGCGACCGTCGAGGCGACCGTCTCCGCGCTCGGTGAGGAGAGCACCTCCGAGGTCACCCTCGTCAACGAGGACGGCTGGAAGATCGAGGGCTCCGAGGAGCAGTAG